In Thunnus thynnus chromosome 13, fThuThy2.1, whole genome shotgun sequence, the following proteins share a genomic window:
- the cxxc5a gene encoding CXXC-type zinc finger protein 5 isoform X1 — translation MSSGLSEGGRTEDLERSSCKQDSPVIERRNRSGIISEPLSKSLKNSRTLSQYTAVSSATTNGHTDNSETKSHSAKPQPPLQPQPTVSALTAAKLDQTLEQVLEGQNGLLHFAQAAALLKRAGMEHMLLPGGMGVGVGGGDAGSGASDLEGTSVTDAVGGPVDFPYGVGGGFPFNPGLFIMTPAGVFLADSALHMAGLAEYPAQSELASAINSGKKKRKRCGMCPPCRRRINCEQCSSCRNRKTGHQICKFRKCEELKKKPSAALEKVMLPTGAAFRWFQ, via the exons ATGTCTAGCGGGCTGTCGGAGGGGGGCCGGACAGAGGACCTGGAGCGGAGTAGCTGCAAACAGGACTCTCCTGTTATAGAGCGCAGGAACCGCAGTGGCATCATCAGTGAGCCCCTCAGTAAGAGCCTTAAAAACTCCCGCACCCTATCCCAGTATACAGCAGTCTCCTCTGCCACCACCAATGGACACACGGACAATAGTGAGACTAAGAGCCACTCGGCCAAGCCTCAGCCACCCCTGCAGCCCCAGCCCACTGTCTCCGCACTGACGGCAGCCAAGTTGGACCAGACCCTAGAGCAGGTTCTGGAGGGACAGAATGGCCTGCTGCACTTTGCCCAGGCAGCAGCACTGTTAAAGCGGGCCGGTATGGAGCACATGCTCCTGCCTGGGGGCATGGGAGTGGGAGTTGGCGGTGGAGACGCAGGCTCGGGGGCTAGCGACTTGGAGGGTACGTCTGTCACGGACGCCGTAGGTGGTCCTGTTGACTTCCCATATGGAGTAGGGGGTGGCTTCCCCTTCAACCCGGGGCTTTTCATCATGACGCCGGCTGGAGTGTTTCTGGCGGACAGCGCGCTACACATGGCCGGCCTGGCCGAGTATCCGGCGCAGAGTGAGCTGGCCTCTGCTATCAACTCCGGTAAAAAGAAGCGAAAACGTTGCGGCATGTGCCCACCTTGTCGACGGCGGATTAACTGCGAGCAATGCAGCAGCTGCCGGAATCGCAAAACAGGCCACCAGATCTGCAAGTTTCGCAAATGTGAGGAACTGAAGAAGAAGCCCTCTGCTGCTCTGGAG AAGGTGATGCTTCCTACAGGAGCGGCGTTCCGGTGGTTCCAGTAG
- the cxxc5a gene encoding CXXC-type zinc finger protein 5 isoform X2 has protein sequence MSSGLSEGGRTEDLERSSCKQDSPVIERRNRSGIISEPLSKSLKNSRTLSQYTAVSSATTNGHTDNSETKSHSAKPQPPLQPQPTVSALTAAKLDQTLEQVLEGQNGLLHFAQAAALLKRAGMEHMLLPGGMGVGVGGGDAGSGASDLEGTSVTDAVGGPVDFPYGVGGGFPFNPGLFIMTPAGVFLADSALHMAGLAEYPAQSELASAINSGKKKRKRCGMCPPCRRRINCEQCSSCRNRKTGHQICKFRKCEELKKKPSAALEVMLPTGAAFRWFQ, from the exons ATGTCTAGCGGGCTGTCGGAGGGGGGCCGGACAGAGGACCTGGAGCGGAGTAGCTGCAAACAGGACTCTCCTGTTATAGAGCGCAGGAACCGCAGTGGCATCATCAGTGAGCCCCTCAGTAAGAGCCTTAAAAACTCCCGCACCCTATCCCAGTATACAGCAGTCTCCTCTGCCACCACCAATGGACACACGGACAATAGTGAGACTAAGAGCCACTCGGCCAAGCCTCAGCCACCCCTGCAGCCCCAGCCCACTGTCTCCGCACTGACGGCAGCCAAGTTGGACCAGACCCTAGAGCAGGTTCTGGAGGGACAGAATGGCCTGCTGCACTTTGCCCAGGCAGCAGCACTGTTAAAGCGGGCCGGTATGGAGCACATGCTCCTGCCTGGGGGCATGGGAGTGGGAGTTGGCGGTGGAGACGCAGGCTCGGGGGCTAGCGACTTGGAGGGTACGTCTGTCACGGACGCCGTAGGTGGTCCTGTTGACTTCCCATATGGAGTAGGGGGTGGCTTCCCCTTCAACCCGGGGCTTTTCATCATGACGCCGGCTGGAGTGTTTCTGGCGGACAGCGCGCTACACATGGCCGGCCTGGCCGAGTATCCGGCGCAGAGTGAGCTGGCCTCTGCTATCAACTCCGGTAAAAAGAAGCGAAAACGTTGCGGCATGTGCCCACCTTGTCGACGGCGGATTAACTGCGAGCAATGCAGCAGCTGCCGGAATCGCAAAACAGGCCACCAGATCTGCAAGTTTCGCAAATGTGAGGAACTGAAGAAGAAGCCCTCTGCTGCTCTGGAG GTGATGCTTCCTACAGGAGCGGCGTTCCGGTGGTTCCAGTAG